In Neisseria animalis, a single window of DNA contains:
- the recX gene encoding recombination regulator RecX produces the protein MKPQKSLRARAMDILSRQEVSRAGLRRKLAPHAESTEELEQVLAEFSERNWQSDERYAEAYIHSKSRLHGTLRLKQALSAQGIDEEISTRFLPDRDSERQTAAAVLRKKFKQPAADLKEKQKQVRFLAYRGFDMDTIQTALRYAWDEEYWQDGYE, from the coding sequence ATGAAACCACAAAAATCCCTACGCGCCCGCGCGATGGACATTTTATCGCGCCAAGAAGTCAGCCGTGCCGGATTACGGCGCAAACTCGCTCCCCACGCGGAAAGCACGGAAGAGCTGGAGCAGGTGCTGGCCGAATTCAGCGAGCGCAACTGGCAATCGGACGAACGCTACGCCGAAGCCTATATCCACAGCAAAAGCCGTCTGCACGGCACTTTGCGCCTGAAACAAGCCTTATCCGCGCAAGGCATAGACGAGGAAATCAGCACACGTTTCCTGCCCGACCGAGACAGCGAACGCCAAACGGCAGCGGCGGTATTGCGGAAAAAGTTCAAACAGCCGGCCGCAGATTTGAAAGAAAAGCAGAAACAAGTACGCTTTCTGGCTTACCGCGGCTTCGATATGGATACCATTCAAACCGCATTACGCTACGCATGGGACGAAGAATACTGGCAGGACGGATACGAATGA
- the rsgA gene encoding ribosome small subunit-dependent GTPase A has product MTDTAQIITSYGRRYIIRTPDGQTFEATTRKKRVDFACGDEVRISRINGEQAVIEDYLPRRSLLYRQDAWKTKLIAANVTQLLVVTAAVPSPSELLVQRALLAAEAAGIEAVIVLNKADLPETAAWREVFRFYETLGYRVVEVCALDNVELLKPLLKGQTNIFLGQSGMGKSTLTNALLGSEAARTGDISAALDSGKHTTTHAQLYDLDSETRLIDSPGLQEFGLHHLNAADLLYHFPDLKHLAGHCRFHNCTHRAEPDCAVKKAAADGAVKPERVAFLQRITDELLR; this is encoded by the coding sequence ATGACCGATACCGCCCAAATCATTACCAGCTACGGCCGCCGCTACATCATACGCACACCGGACGGGCAGACTTTCGAGGCCACCACCCGTAAAAAGCGTGTCGATTTTGCCTGCGGCGACGAAGTGCGTATCAGCAGAATCAACGGCGAACAGGCAGTTATCGAAGACTACCTGCCGCGCCGCAGCCTGCTGTACCGTCAGGACGCATGGAAAACCAAACTGATTGCCGCCAATGTTACGCAGCTTCTGGTGGTAACCGCTGCCGTCCCCAGTCCCAGCGAGCTGTTGGTACAGCGCGCATTGCTGGCGGCGGAGGCGGCCGGCATAGAGGCCGTGATTGTATTGAACAAAGCCGATTTGCCTGAAACAGCGGCGTGGCGGGAAGTATTCCGTTTTTACGAAACTTTAGGCTACCGAGTGGTTGAAGTGTGTGCTTTGGATAATGTTGAGCTTCTGAAACCGCTGCTGAAAGGGCAAACCAATATTTTCTTGGGGCAGAGCGGCATGGGCAAATCTACTTTGACCAACGCTTTGCTGGGCAGCGAAGCCGCCCGCACCGGCGACATCTCTGCTGCGCTGGATTCCGGAAAGCATACTACCACTCATGCCCAACTGTATGATTTGGATAGCGAAACCCGATTAATCGACTCCCCGGGCCTGCAGGAGTTTGGTCTGCACCATTTGAACGCCGCCGATTTGCTGTACCATTTCCCCGATTTGAAACATCTGGCCGGACACTGCCGTTTTCACAACTGCACCCACCGTGCCGAACCCGATTGTGCGGTTAAAAAAGCGGCGGCAGACGGCGCGGTCAAACCCGAACGGGTGGCGTTTCTGCAACGGATTACCGATGAATTGCTGCGTTGA
- the ruvA gene encoding Holliday junction branch migration protein RuvA, translating into MISRLTGKLIEKTPPQIVIDVGGVGYEVDVSMQTFYSLPPLNETVQLYTQLVVREDAHLLFGFASAAERATFRQLVKVSGIGAKTALGILSAMSADELAQAVAEEDIKRLSSAPGIGKKTAERMVLELRGKLVAQTVTDGLFATSQEADETADILSTLLALGYNEREAKAAVKGIPKGTDVGEGVRLALKNLLK; encoded by the coding sequence ATGATTAGCAGACTGACCGGCAAACTTATCGAAAAAACACCGCCGCAAATCGTGATTGATGTCGGCGGTGTCGGCTATGAAGTCGATGTTTCCATGCAAACTTTCTACAGTCTGCCGCCGCTGAATGAAACCGTACAACTCTACACCCAACTGGTTGTGCGCGAAGATGCCCACCTGCTGTTCGGTTTCGCTTCCGCCGCCGAACGCGCCACCTTCCGCCAACTGGTGAAAGTCAGCGGTATCGGTGCTAAAACCGCATTAGGCATTTTATCGGCCATGAGTGCGGACGAGCTGGCGCAAGCTGTTGCCGAGGAAGACATCAAACGCCTTTCCTCCGCGCCCGGTATCGGCAAAAAAACCGCCGAGCGCATGGTATTGGAGCTGCGCGGCAAACTGGTTGCCCAAACTGTTACAGACGGCCTGTTTGCCACATCGCAAGAAGCCGACGAAACTGCCGACATTCTCAGCACGCTGCTTGCTTTGGGCTACAACGAGCGCGAAGCCAAAGCCGCCGTCAAAGGCATTCCCAAAGGTACGGATGTCGGCGAAGGGGTAAGATTGGCATTGAAAAACCTGCTGAAATAG
- a CDS encoding autotransporter assembly complex protein TamA, with the protein MNKLTPPVLLTSLSLACMQAFAADAFEPRAEDYEPVPESELAAPPSTNTQTVKLDPKYPVEIRTDNSEIKAMLEEHLPLITQQQEEELDKEQVGFLAEETPDNVKTILQTKGYFNSRTEISDRGSSYRVDVTPGPRTKVDNVSVALLGDILAGDDLADYYKNAMGSWQQPVGGYFDQDGWSSSKTSVLSAVTRKKYPLAKLTRSQATIDPNNQTADLNVVVESDRPIYFGDFKISGTRRYPESVVKGLAKFKPGAPYDLDMLLDFQQALEQNGHYSGAVVQADFDNIEDDRVPVKVDVTEMKRHKLETGIRYDSEYGLGGRIGYDYYNLFDKGYIGSIVWDMDKYETTLAAGISQPRNNRGNYWTSNIAYNRSTTQNLEKRALSSGIWYVRERNGIDARLGMEFLIEDRKVPDTDYDLGRSHATMLTASWKRQNIDTTLRPENGYYLDGKIGATLGKILSSTTIARAYGGAGYFYTPENKKIGTFIARGQVGYVYAKDSDDTPSGLSFRTGGASSVRGYEQDSIGLRGPAGSVLPERALAVASFEYQYPMTKNLSAAVFHDMGDVAHSFKDMTLQHGTGLGLRWFSPVAPFAFDIAYGHQDKKIRWHISLGTRF; encoded by the coding sequence ATGAACAAACTGACTCCGCCAGTACTGCTCACCTCGCTTTCGCTTGCCTGTATGCAGGCATTTGCCGCCGATGCGTTTGAGCCGCGCGCGGAGGATTACGAGCCCGTACCCGAATCCGAACTGGCAGCTCCGCCCTCGACCAACACGCAAACCGTCAAACTCGATCCCAAATATCCGGTAGAAATCCGCACCGACAACAGCGAAATCAAAGCCATGCTGGAAGAACACCTGCCGCTGATTACCCAGCAGCAGGAAGAAGAGCTGGATAAAGAGCAAGTCGGCTTTCTGGCAGAAGAAACCCCCGACAACGTCAAAACCATTCTACAAACCAAAGGCTATTTCAACAGCCGTACCGAAATCAGCGACCGCGGCAGCAGCTACCGTGTGGACGTTACCCCCGGGCCGCGCACCAAAGTCGATAACGTCAGCGTTGCGCTGCTTGGCGACATCCTTGCCGGCGACGACTTGGCAGACTACTACAAAAACGCCATGGGAAGCTGGCAGCAGCCTGTCGGCGGCTATTTCGACCAAGACGGCTGGAGCAGCAGCAAAACCTCCGTATTGAGCGCAGTAACCCGCAAAAAATACCCGCTGGCCAAGCTGACCCGCTCACAAGCCACCATCGACCCGAACAACCAAACGGCAGACTTAAACGTCGTTGTCGAAAGCGACCGCCCGATTTACTTCGGCGACTTCAAAATCAGCGGCACACGCCGCTATCCCGAAAGCGTTGTCAAAGGTTTGGCGAAATTCAAACCGGGCGCACCTTACGACTTGGATATGCTGCTCGACTTCCAGCAGGCATTGGAACAAAACGGCCACTACTCCGGCGCAGTCGTCCAAGCGGATTTCGACAATATCGAAGACGACCGCGTACCGGTCAAAGTCGATGTTACCGAAATGAAACGCCACAAACTCGAAACCGGTATCCGCTACGACTCCGAATACGGCTTGGGCGGACGCATCGGCTACGACTATTACAACCTGTTCGACAAAGGCTACATCGGCTCGATAGTGTGGGACATGGACAAATACGAAACCACGCTTGCCGCCGGCATCAGCCAGCCGCGCAACAACCGCGGCAACTACTGGACCAGCAACATCGCCTACAACCGCTCAACCACGCAAAACCTTGAAAAACGCGCCCTTTCCAGCGGCATCTGGTATGTCCGCGAACGCAACGGCATCGATGCGCGGCTGGGCATGGAATTTCTGATTGAAGACCGCAAAGTTCCCGATACCGATTACGACTTGGGACGCAGCCACGCCACCATGCTGACCGCTTCATGGAAACGCCAAAACATCGATACCACCCTGCGCCCTGAAAACGGCTATTATTTGGACGGTAAAATCGGTGCAACCCTCGGCAAAATACTGTCGTCCACCACCATCGCGCGCGCATACGGCGGAGCAGGCTACTTCTACACCCCCGAAAACAAAAAAATCGGTACCTTTATCGCCCGAGGGCAAGTCGGATACGTTTACGCCAAAGACAGCGACGACACACCGTCCGGCCTGTCGTTCCGCACCGGCGGCGCATCTTCCGTACGCGGTTACGAACAGGACAGCATCGGTCTGCGCGGGCCGGCCGGCTCGGTACTGCCCGAACGCGCCCTTGCCGTTGCCAGCTTCGAGTATCAATATCCGATGACCAAAAACCTGTCTGCCGCCGTGTTTCACGATATGGGGGATGTCGCACATTCCTTCAAAGACATGACCCTGCAACACGGCACCGGCTTGGGCTTGCGCTGGTTCAGTCCGGTTGCCCCGTTTGCCTTCGACATCGCCTACGGACACCAAGATAAAAAAATCCGCTGGCACATCAGCTTGGGCACACGCTTTTAA
- the sstT gene encoding serine/threonine transporter SstT: MTTTNPLLSAVNRVSLVKQIFIGLILGILIGWVAPNAGLAVGLLGSLFVGALKAVAPILVFVLVLAAVVQHQKGNEAHIKPILLLYIIGTFAAALTAVVASMAFPTHVILANAGDVSTTPPSGIVEVLKSLLLKLVSNPIGAIADANYIGILAWALILGAALRYHSSDTTRQVVADLADTVSTIVKWVIKFAPIGIFGLVASTIAETGFDALGSYAKLLAVLLGCMLFIALVVNPLIVWTQIRRNPYPLTLMCLRESGVTAFFTRSSAANIPVNMALAKKLNLHEDTYSISIPIGATINMAGAAITINVLTLAAAHTLGIQVDFLTALLLSLVATVGACGASGVAGGSLLLIPMACSLFGISDDISMQVVAVGFIIGVIQDSAETALNSSTDVLFTAAADMGRARNN; the protein is encoded by the coding sequence ATGACAACCACCAATCCTCTGCTGTCGGCGGTGAACCGCGTCAGCTTGGTCAAGCAAATCTTCATCGGGTTGATACTCGGTATCTTAATCGGTTGGGTTGCGCCGAATGCCGGCCTTGCCGTCGGTTTGCTCGGCAGTCTGTTTGTCGGCGCGCTGAAGGCCGTTGCGCCGATTTTGGTATTTGTGCTGGTGTTGGCGGCGGTTGTCCAACACCAAAAAGGCAATGAGGCACACATCAAACCGATTCTGCTGCTGTATATTATCGGTACGTTTGCTGCCGCGCTGACTGCGGTAGTGGCCAGCATGGCGTTCCCGACCCATGTGATTTTGGCCAATGCCGGCGATGTTTCGACCACGCCGCCTTCCGGTATTGTCGAAGTATTGAAATCCCTGCTGCTGAAGCTGGTATCCAATCCGATCGGCGCGATTGCCGATGCCAACTATATCGGTATCTTGGCTTGGGCGTTGATATTGGGCGCGGCGTTGCGCTACCACAGTTCGGACACTACCCGTCAGGTTGTGGCGGACTTGGCCGATACCGTTTCGACGATTGTCAAATGGGTCATCAAATTCGCGCCCATCGGTATTTTTGGCTTGGTGGCCTCCACTATTGCGGAAACCGGTTTTGATGCGTTGGGAAGTTATGCCAAGCTGTTGGCGGTATTGCTCGGCTGTATGCTGTTTATCGCCTTGGTGGTCAATCCGCTGATTGTGTGGACGCAAATCCGGCGCAATCCTTATCCGTTGACTTTGATGTGTTTGCGCGAAAGCGGCGTAACTGCCTTTTTTACCCGTTCTTCCGCTGCCAATATTCCGGTAAATATGGCTTTGGCGAAAAAGCTGAACCTGCATGAAGATACCTATTCCATCTCCATTCCGATTGGTGCGACCATCAATATGGCGGGTGCGGCGATTACCATCAATGTCCTGACACTTGCGGCAGCCCATACTTTGGGTATTCAAGTTGATTTCCTGACAGCGTTATTGTTGAGCTTGGTTGCTACCGTCGGCGCGTGCGGTGCATCCGGCGTGGCAGGCGGTTCGCTCTTGCTGATTCCGATGGCGTGCAGCCTGTTCGGTATTTCCGACGATATTTCCATGCAGGTGGTTGCCGTGGGCTTCATCATCGGCGTGATTCAGGATTCTGCGGAAACTGCGTTGAACTCTTCTACCGATGTGTTGTTTACCGCTGCTGCCGATATGGGCAGAGCGCGCAACAACTGA
- a CDS encoding translocation/assembly module TamB domain-containing protein: MTATPDTPNAKPSANGRKAPPHQGKPAAPKRRRPLRALAWLLLCLSAVLIGIVGWLAFTPSGLRFGLYTLPSWFGVHITSKSLEGTLVNGFHGDDWLIETESADIKISRFRFGWQPSELFRPSLHITEITAGDIAIVTKPVPPKEDTPPSGLPDSIDLPASVYIDRLETGAISIGKNFEQQTVYAEKIQTAYRYDRQEHRLDLTLLKSPWSESAGAVVVGLNKPYTLNTAIYTKGELEGETVHGTLRLWGSLQDVHTDIILDGDNIGLYARSTVRPFAAALNEMLGEVQAKGFNINPSAFLPSLPKARLNFDATVIPTLNGHTALEGSIDLGNSEAGFADNNAIPVRTLLGNFTVDDNGNIHITDAEIELLQKGTINISGNIDTAADRLGLALNLNEVGADDAVGTKIAGRLNGSINVQGTTASPDITWNLDSGSARSTGLLQIATDAQHGQQTLLLDHIKILPQNGGELSASGFLELFQNQALKLDIRSQAFNPAQIDPQLPAGSINGTIALTGELANQRYGGTMQFTPGTLNGVSLSGSADILYENQHFSRALTDLKLGTNVIKTDGSFGKKNDRLNLSISAPDLSRFGFGLSGLLNAKGYIAGDFTDGLKTLDVDINGQARAFRLADTLNIRTLDFKFKGSPDTDKQLAAEFKGEQIILAGDTQTAIDTVNLSVNGTGLNHRIQGGGNMALDGKNYRLEIDASGGLNPEQTQWKGTVGTLNIGGAFNLRLQNRINLEAGAERVAMSPAQWAVMGGSLNLQSFVWDKKTGITSKGSAHNLHMAELHNFYTPPVPHNLVLGGDWDVSYSENARGYLNVSRQGGDVLLPDSNQPLGLSALMLNTRFQNGRIDARLNGNTRFGKADAAIGIAQQFGSNIAAAPLSGKINLDIPDLTPFRTFLPNSAKNLSGSFRGSADLGGRVSSPTVNSTLAGNTNFGTLNGNVNIGTSSNFADAPLSGRLHINVAELETFRSFLPVGQTVKGNLNAAVTLGGRLSEPLLGGTLNGENLYYRNQAQGIILDNGVLRSRLQGQRWVIDSLKFHRGGTVELSGGVSLDNNAPDVDVDIVFDRYRTLSRPNRRLALSGKAKVRYNEAHGVALTGGLKADFGMFGFQNASMPTTDDDVVILGEEHKTQTATTPIYMDLDIDLNDNVRFVAEGLNVTLGGKLKLSARPNETVQGVGSINVVKGSYKAYGQDLEIKKGVISFVGPLTNPNLNIRAERRLSPVGAGVEVLGNLDNPRITLVADEPMSEKDKLSWLILNRASSGSDSDNAALSAAAGALLAGQLNDRVGLVDDIGFTSQQSRNAETGEMNPAEQVLTVGKQLTNELYAGYEFGITSTKQSVKLVYQLTRSLQAVARIGNLSSGGELKYSIRFDTLPWQKKLKAEDKAAEAAERQRFEQQQRERQNP, translated from the coding sequence ATGACCGCCACACCCGACACACCAAACGCCAAGCCGTCTGCAAACGGGCGCAAAGCCCCACCGCACCAAGGCAAGCCCGCCGCCCCCAAACGCCGCCGCCCGCTGCGCGCCTTGGCATGGCTGCTGCTCTGCCTGTCGGCGGTGCTGATTGGCATTGTCGGCTGGCTCGCCTTTACCCCGTCGGGTCTGCGTTTCGGCTTATACACCCTTCCCTCGTGGTTCGGTGTCCACATCACATCAAAATCCTTAGAAGGCACGCTGGTTAACGGTTTCCACGGCGATGACTGGCTGATTGAAACCGAAAGTGCCGACATCAAAATCAGCCGTTTCCGTTTCGGCTGGCAACCGTCCGAACTGTTCCGCCCCAGCCTGCACATTACCGAAATCACCGCAGGCGACATCGCCATCGTGACCAAACCCGTACCGCCGAAAGAAGATACGCCGCCGTCCGGCCTGCCCGACAGCATCGATTTGCCCGCGAGCGTTTATATCGACCGTTTGGAAACCGGCGCAATCAGCATCGGTAAAAACTTCGAGCAACAAACGGTTTACGCAGAAAAAATACAGACGGCATACCGATACGACCGTCAGGAACACCGCCTCGACCTGACCCTGCTCAAATCACCGTGGAGCGAATCCGCCGGTGCGGTTGTTGTCGGTCTGAACAAACCTTACACGCTCAACACCGCTATCTATACCAAAGGCGAATTGGAAGGCGAAACCGTCCACGGCACGCTACGGCTGTGGGGCAGCCTGCAAGATGTCCACACCGATATTATTTTGGACGGCGACAATATCGGCCTGTATGCCCGTTCGACCGTCCGCCCCTTCGCCGCCGCGCTGAATGAAATGCTGGGCGAAGTGCAGGCAAAAGGCTTCAACATCAACCCTTCCGCCTTCCTGCCGTCGCTGCCGAAAGCCCGCCTCAACTTCGATGCCACCGTTATACCTACCCTCAACGGCCATACCGCGCTGGAAGGCTCGATAGACTTGGGCAACAGCGAAGCCGGTTTTGCCGACAACAACGCCATTCCCGTTCGCACCCTGCTGGGCAATTTTACCGTGGACGACAACGGTAACATCCACATCACGGATGCCGAAATCGAACTGCTGCAAAAAGGAACAATCAACATCAGCGGCAACATCGACACCGCTGCCGACCGCCTCGGTTTGGCACTGAACCTCAACGAAGTCGGTGCAGATGATGCCGTCGGCACGAAAATCGCAGGCCGCTTGAACGGCAGCATCAACGTGCAAGGCACAACCGCCTCGCCCGACATTACATGGAATCTCGACAGCGGATCCGCCCGCAGCACCGGCTTGCTGCAAATCGCCACCGATGCACAACACGGGCAGCAAACCCTCCTGCTGGACCACATCAAAATCCTGCCTCAAAACGGTGGCGAATTAAGCGCGTCCGGCTTTCTCGAGCTGTTTCAAAACCAAGCCCTCAAACTCGACATCCGCAGCCAAGCCTTCAATCCCGCACAGATTGACCCGCAACTGCCCGCCGGCAGCATCAACGGCACCATCGCCCTGACAGGCGAGCTGGCCAACCAACGCTACGGCGGCACCATGCAGTTCACGCCCGGCACACTCAATGGCGTATCCCTCAGCGGCAGCGCGGACATACTGTATGAAAACCAACATTTCAGCCGCGCGCTGACCGACCTCAAACTCGGTACCAACGTCATCAAAACCGATGGCAGTTTCGGCAAAAAAAACGACCGCCTCAACCTCAGCATCAGCGCGCCCGACTTATCGCGCTTCGGCTTCGGCTTAAGCGGCCTGCTCAATGCCAAAGGCTACATTGCCGGCGATTTTACAGACGGCCTGAAAACCCTCGATGTCGACATAAACGGACAGGCGCGTGCCTTCCGCCTTGCCGACACCCTCAATATCCGCACGCTGGACTTCAAATTCAAAGGCTCGCCCGACACCGACAAACAGCTTGCTGCCGAATTTAAAGGCGAACAAATCATCTTGGCCGGAGATACCCAAACCGCCATCGACACCGTTAACCTGTCCGTCAACGGCACAGGGTTGAACCACCGTATCCAAGGCGGCGGCAATATGGCCTTAGACGGTAAAAACTACCGTTTGGAAATCGATGCTTCCGGCGGTCTGAACCCGGAGCAGACCCAATGGAAAGGCACGGTCGGCACGCTCAATATCGGCGGCGCATTCAACCTCAGGCTGCAAAACCGCATCAATCTCGAAGCAGGAGCAGAACGTGTTGCCATGAGTCCCGCACAATGGGCGGTGATGGGCGGCAGCCTCAACCTGCAAAGTTTCGTATGGGACAAAAAAACCGGCATCACCAGCAAAGGCAGTGCCCACAACCTGCACATGGCGGAACTGCACAATTTCTACACGCCGCCCGTACCGCATAATCTCGTACTCGGCGGCGATTGGGACGTGTCTTACAGCGAAAACGCGCGCGGCTATCTGAATGTCTCCCGTCAGGGCGGAGACGTTCTGCTGCCCGACAGCAACCAGCCGCTCGGTTTGAGTGCGCTGATGCTCAATACCCGTTTCCAAAACGGCCGTATCGATGCGCGCCTGAACGGTAACACCCGCTTCGGCAAAGCCGACGCCGCCATCGGCATTGCCCAGCAATTTGGCAGTAACATTGCCGCCGCGCCGCTCAGCGGCAAAATCAATCTGGATATTCCCGACTTAACCCCATTCCGCACCTTCCTGCCTAACAGCGCCAAAAACCTGAGCGGCAGCTTTCGCGGCAGCGCGGATCTCGGAGGGCGGGTCTCCTCCCCTACCGTCAACAGCACGCTGGCGGGCAACACCAATTTCGGCACCCTCAACGGTAACGTCAACATCGGTACAAGCAGCAACTTTGCCGACGCACCGTTGTCAGGCCGTCTGCATATTAATGTTGCCGAATTGGAAACCTTCCGCAGCTTCCTGCCCGTCGGCCAAACTGTCAAAGGCAACCTGAATGCCGCCGTCACTTTGGGCGGCAGGCTGAGCGAACCCTTACTCGGCGGCACGCTGAACGGGGAAAACCTCTACTACCGCAATCAGGCTCAAGGCATTATTCTGGACAACGGCGTATTGCGTTCCCGTCTGCAAGGGCAACGCTGGGTCATCGACAGCCTCAAGTTCCACCGTGGTGGTACGGTAGAACTCAGCGGCGGCGTATCCCTCGACAACAACGCGCCCGATGTCGATGTCGATATCGTGTTCGACCGCTACCGCACCCTTTCACGCCCCAACCGCCGGCTGGCATTGAGCGGCAAAGCCAAAGTCCGCTACAACGAAGCACACGGCGTCGCACTTACCGGCGGCCTGAAAGCCGATTTCGGTATGTTCGGTTTCCAAAACGCCTCCATGCCCACCACAGATGACGATGTCGTGATTTTGGGTGAAGAGCACAAAACCCAAACCGCCACCACACCGATTTACATGGATTTGGACATCGACCTGAACGACAATGTGCGTTTCGTTGCCGAAGGATTGAATGTCACCCTTGGCGGCAAGCTCAAACTCAGCGCGCGCCCCAATGAAACCGTACAAGGTGTCGGATCGATTAATGTCGTCAAAGGCAGCTACAAAGCCTACGGACAAGATTTGGAAATTAAAAAAGGCGTGATTTCCTTTGTCGGCCCGCTGACCAACCCCAATCTGAATATCCGCGCCGAACGCCGCCTCTCCCCTGTCGGCGCGGGCGTAGAAGTTTTGGGCAATCTCGACAATCCGCGTATCACGCTGGTTGCCGACGAGCCGATGAGCGAAAAAGACAAGCTGTCTTGGCTGATTCTCAACCGCGCCAGTTCCGGCAGCGACAGCGACAACGCCGCCTTGTCCGCCGCCGCCGGCGCACTCTTGGCAGGACAGCTCAACGACCGTGTCGGCTTGGTGGACGACATCGGCTTTACCAGCCAGCAGAGCCGCAATGCCGAAACCGGCGAAATGAACCCTGCCGAGCAGGTGCTGACCGTCGGCAAACAACTGACCAACGAGCTGTATGCCGGTTACGAATTCGGGATTACCAGCACCAAACAATCGGTCAAACTGGTATACCAACTTACCCGTTCCCTGCAAGCGGTTGCCCGCATCGGCAATCTCTCCAGCGGCGGCGAACTGAAATACTCAATCCGTTTCGATACCCTGCCGTGGCAGAAAAAGCTCAAAGCCGAAGACAAAGCGGCCGAAGCAGCCGAAAGGCAACGCTTTGAACAGCAGCAACGCGAACGGCAAAACCCGTAA